One Neisseria sicca genomic region harbors:
- the radA gene encoding DNA repair protein RadA, whose protein sequence is MAKAPKTIYQCTECGGTSPKWQGKCPHCGEWNTLQESLAAPEPKNARFQSWAADTSTVQSLSAVTATEVPRNPTGMGELDRVLGGGLVDGAVILLGGDPGIGKSTLLLQTIAKMAQSRKVLYVSGEESAQQVALRAQRLELPTEGVNLLAEIRMEAIQTALKQHQPEVVVIDSIQTMYSDQITSAPGSVSQVRECAAQLTRMAKQMGIAMILVGHVTKDGAIAGPRVLEHMVDTVLYFEGDQHSNYRMIRAIKNRFGAANELGVFAMTENGLKGVSNPSAIFLASYRDDTPGSCVLVTQEGSRPLLVEIQALVDDAHGFTPKRLTVGLEQNRLAMLLAVLNRHGGIACFDQDVFLNAVGGVKIGEPAADLAVILAMLSSFRNRPLPEKMVAFGEIGLSGEVRPVARGQERLKEAEKLGFKRAIVPKANMPRNEKEFPNLKIFGVSSLQETIEICRDAEN, encoded by the coding sequence ATGGCAAAAGCCCCCAAAACCATCTACCAATGTACCGAATGCGGCGGCACTTCCCCGAAATGGCAGGGCAAATGCCCGCATTGCGGCGAGTGGAACACGCTTCAGGAAAGCCTTGCCGCACCCGAACCGAAAAACGCCCGCTTCCAATCTTGGGCAGCGGATACCTCAACCGTCCAATCCCTATCCGCCGTGACTGCCACCGAAGTGCCGCGCAATCCGACGGGCATGGGCGAACTCGACCGCGTATTGGGCGGCGGTTTGGTCGATGGTGCGGTCATCCTGCTCGGCGGCGACCCCGGCATCGGCAAATCCACGCTGCTGTTGCAAACCATCGCCAAAATGGCGCAAAGCCGTAAAGTGCTGTACGTTTCCGGTGAAGAATCCGCCCAACAGGTCGCCCTGCGCGCGCAGCGTTTGGAACTGCCGACCGAAGGCGTGAACCTGCTTGCCGAAATCCGCATGGAAGCGATTCAGACGGCCTTGAAACAGCATCAGCCCGAAGTCGTCGTCATCGACTCCATCCAAACCATGTATTCCGACCAAATCACCTCCGCCCCAGGTTCCGTGTCGCAGGTGCGCGAATGCGCCGCCCAACTGACGCGTATGGCGAAACAAATGGGCATCGCCATGATACTGGTCGGACACGTGACCAAAGACGGTGCGATCGCCGGCCCACGCGTACTGGAACACATGGTCGATACCGTGCTGTATTTCGAGGGCGACCAACATTCCAACTACCGCATGATACGCGCCATCAAAAACCGCTTCGGCGCGGCAAACGAACTGGGCGTGTTCGCCATGACCGAAAACGGTTTGAAAGGCGTGTCCAACCCGTCCGCCATCTTCCTTGCCAGCTACCGCGACGACACGCCCGGCTCGTGTGTTTTGGTCACGCAGGAAGGCAGCCGCCCGCTTCTGGTCGAAATTCAGGCATTGGTTGATGATGCGCACGGCTTCACCCCCAAACGCCTCACCGTCGGCCTCGAACAAAACCGCCTCGCCATGCTGCTTGCCGTCCTCAACCGCCACGGCGGCATCGCCTGTTTTGACCAAGACGTGTTCCTCAACGCCGTCGGCGGCGTCAAAATCGGAGAACCCGCCGCCGACCTCGCCGTCATCCTCGCCATGCTCTCCAGTTTCCGCAACCGCCCGCTGCCCGAAAAAATGGTTGCCTTCGGCGAAATCGGCCTAAGCGGCGAAGTCCGTCCCGTCGCACGCGGACAAGAGCGGCTCAAAGAAGCGGAAAAACTCGGCTTCAAACGCGCCATCGTCCCCAAAGCCAATATGCCGCGCAACGAAAAAGAGTTTCCGAATCTAAAAATCTTCGGCGTTTCCAGCCTTCAGGAAACCATCGAAATCTGCCGCGATGCGGAAAATTGA
- a CDS encoding malate dehydrogenase — MTLKPPVRIAVTGAAGQIAYATLFRIAGGIMLGRDQPVILQLLDLPQAQQALRGVIMEMQDCAFPLLADIFATDDPEIAFKDADIALLIGARPRTQGMERADLLHANAEIFKVQGAALNKVAHRDVKVLVVGNPANTNAYIAMKSAPDIPPENFTALMRLDHHRAVSQVAEKINRPIPSIEQMCVWGNHSPTMYADYRYATSNGESVKDMITEPDWNTEVFMPKIAGRGAAIIAARGSSSAASAANAAIYHLRDWLLGSSGKWITMGVPSDGSYGIPEGLIFGFPVICDAGSYRIVQGLDLSDEFSRQRIAATLAELEEERAAIQDML; from the coding sequence ATGACACTCAAACCTCCCGTCCGCATCGCCGTTACCGGCGCCGCAGGGCAAATTGCCTATGCGACCCTGTTCCGTATCGCCGGCGGCATTATGCTCGGACGCGACCAACCCGTTATCCTGCAACTGCTCGATCTGCCACAGGCGCAACAGGCATTGCGCGGCGTGATTATGGAAATGCAGGATTGCGCTTTCCCGCTCCTTGCCGACATCTTCGCCACAGACGACCCCGAAATCGCCTTCAAAGATGCCGACATCGCCCTCTTGATCGGTGCGCGCCCGCGTACGCAAGGCATGGAACGCGCCGACCTGCTGCACGCCAACGCCGAAATTTTCAAAGTACAAGGCGCGGCGTTGAACAAAGTTGCCCATCGCGACGTCAAAGTCCTCGTCGTCGGCAACCCTGCCAACACCAACGCCTACATCGCCATGAAATCCGCACCTGACATCCCGCCGGAAAACTTCACCGCCCTGATGCGTCTCGACCACCACCGCGCCGTCAGCCAAGTCGCCGAAAAAATCAACCGCCCGATTCCTTCCATCGAGCAAATGTGTGTCTGGGGCAACCACAGCCCGACCATGTACGCCGACTACCGCTACGCCACCAGCAACGGCGAGTCCGTCAAAGACATGATTACCGAACCCGATTGGAACACCGAAGTCTTCATGCCGAAAATCGCCGGACGCGGTGCCGCCATCATCGCCGCGCGCGGTTCGTCGTCCGCCGCTTCCGCCGCGAATGCCGCCATCTACCACCTGCGCGACTGGCTGCTCGGCAGCAGCGGCAAATGGATAACGATGGGCGTCCCCTCCGACGGCTCTTACGGCATCCCCGAAGGTTTGATTTTCGGTTTCCCCGTCATTTGCGACGCAGGCAGCTACCGCATCGTCCAAGGCTTGGACTTGTCGGATGAGTTCAGCCGCCAACGCATCGCCGCGACACTGGCGGAGCTGGAAGAAGAACGCGCCGCCATACAAGATATGCTTTAA
- a CDS encoding S41 family peptidase produces the protein MSTSTLKKVALYTLGAFSGVALSLSVQSFAAEKDKKDNETLPVQSIRNMAEVYGQIKANYYQDKSDADLFEGAMKGMVSDLDPHSEYMDKKGYADMKESTSGEFGGLGMEIGQEDGFIKVIAPIEDTPAERAGVKSGDFIAKIDNVSTRGLTTSEAVKKMRGKPGTKITLTLSRKNVDKPIVVNLTRAIIKVKSVRHHLLEPNYGYIRVSQFQERTVAGINEAAKALIKANKGAPLKGIILDLRDDPGGLLDGAVGVSAAFLPADAKVVSTKGRDGKEGMVLKARPEDYIRTSGRDPLADLPAELKTIPMTVLINSGSASASEIVAGALQDHKRAVVVGTQSFGKGSVQTLIPLSNGSAVKLTTALYYTPNDRSIQAQGIVPDVEVKDKDRAFESREADLAGHIGNPLGGEDVNSSNEISTPDSNETAKADENAKSKKGKDKDKDEDLSSRRIPNPAKDDQLRKALDLVKNPAEWQKSLGLAAKKPAPKKDKKDGKDESK, from the coding sequence ATGTCAACATCCACTTTGAAAAAAGTCGCACTCTACACACTCGGCGCATTCAGCGGTGTCGCCCTCAGCTTGAGCGTTCAAAGCTTTGCCGCCGAAAAAGACAAAAAAGACAACGAAACCCTGCCCGTACAATCCATCCGCAACATGGCGGAAGTCTACGGGCAAATCAAAGCCAATTATTACCAAGACAAATCCGACGCCGACCTCTTTGAAGGCGCGATGAAAGGCATGGTATCCGACCTCGACCCGCATTCCGAGTATATGGATAAAAAAGGCTATGCCGACATGAAGGAATCCACCAGCGGCGAATTCGGCGGCTTGGGTATGGAAATCGGTCAGGAAGACGGCTTTATCAAAGTCATCGCCCCGATTGAAGATACGCCCGCCGAGCGTGCAGGCGTGAAAAGCGGCGACTTCATCGCCAAAATCGACAACGTTTCCACACGCGGCCTGACCACCAGCGAAGCCGTGAAAAAAATGCGCGGCAAACCGGGTACCAAAATCACCCTGACCCTTTCGCGCAAAAACGTGGACAAACCCATCGTCGTCAACCTGACCCGCGCCATCATCAAAGTCAAAAGCGTCCGCCACCACCTGCTCGAGCCGAACTACGGCTACATCCGCGTATCCCAATTCCAAGAGCGCACCGTAGCGGGCATCAACGAAGCCGCCAAAGCCCTGATTAAGGCAAACAAAGGCGCGCCGCTCAAAGGCATCATCCTTGACCTGCGCGACGACCCGGGCGGTCTGCTTGACGGTGCGGTCGGTGTCTCTGCCGCCTTCCTGCCCGCAGACGCAAAAGTCGTCAGCACCAAAGGACGCGACGGCAAAGAGGGCATGGTATTGAAAGCCCGTCCCGAAGACTACATCCGCACGAGCGGCAGAGACCCGCTGGCAGATCTCCCCGCCGAGTTGAAAACCATCCCGATGACCGTGTTGATTAACTCAGGTTCCGCTTCCGCCTCCGAAATTGTCGCCGGCGCGCTGCAAGACCACAAACGCGCCGTCGTCGTCGGTACGCAAAGTTTCGGCAAAGGCTCGGTTCAAACCCTGATTCCGCTGTCCAACGGCAGCGCAGTCAAACTGACCACCGCGCTGTACTACACGCCGAACGACCGTTCAATTCAAGCGCAAGGCATCGTCCCAGACGTCGAAGTCAAAGACAAAGACCGCGCCTTTGAAAGCCGCGAAGCCGACCTCGCCGGACACATCGGCAACCCGCTCGGCGGCGAAGACGTCAACAGCAGCAACGAAATCAGCACGCCTGATTCAAACGAAACCGCCAAAGCCGACGAAAACGCCAAGTCCAAAAAAGGCAAGGACAAAGATAAAGACGAAGACCTCTCCAGCCGTCGTATTCCTAATCCAGCCAAAGACGACCAGCTCCGCAAAGCCTTGGATTTGGTGAAAAATCCAGCCGAATGGCAGAAGTCTTTAGGTTTGGCGGCGAAAAAACCGGCTCCGAAAAAAGACAAGAAAGACGGTAAAGACGAAAGCAAATAA
- a CDS encoding murein hydrolase activator EnvC family protein, whose product MRYKPLLLALLIGFASPSFAAKDAPKEKAAPVKKSVKDKKDAEPAKKEAAKDKAKPAAKNAKDKADDKPVAKSKKETAEVAKNERAKERRNDKETKKQDKADKNKKGEAKAEEKAGKAVPAKTEPVKGKDKAADKPAAKNNVKAKKEAAELPKKDEAAAKQDRKTVEKKTDKADKKTAAADSDDFKAAVTAAANDLESKKSLRSRNEGFIVHVNTTLKQLQQSRINLSAINRQQRDAWDKFQKLNADLNHLKTQVSNTRAQISRFVSGNYKNSQPNAVALFLKNAEPGQKTRFLRYTRYINTANDQVIKDLEKQQKELAAQEQKINNELAYLKKLQVNIQSSLRRQGVTNTAEQAESRRQNAQMAKEAQKKINHKENEQRLNNLLKDLEKRKAEQRRQEAEARKKAAEARLAAAEKARKDRAVAAQKAADERAAMSNLTAEDMNIRAPSYVRISNANSFSRMQGRLKKPVSGTLAGLFGQDRGDGEVWKGVFYQTTPAIVSSIAGGTVTYADELEGFGKVIVIDHGDGYISIYSGLSEIEVAKGYAVAAGNRLGISGTLPSGMEGLYLEVRYNGQAMNPLSWIS is encoded by the coding sequence ATGCGTTACAAACCTCTTTTACTCGCCCTGCTCATCGGTTTCGCTTCGCCTTCTTTCGCCGCCAAAGACGCGCCTAAGGAAAAGGCTGCGCCTGTCAAAAAAAGCGTCAAAGACAAAAAAGACGCCGAACCTGCTAAAAAAGAAGCTGCCAAAGACAAAGCGAAACCTGCCGCGAAAAACGCTAAGGACAAGGCAGATGACAAGCCCGTAGCCAAAAGCAAAAAGGAAACTGCCGAAGTGGCGAAAAACGAGCGTGCCAAAGAACGCAGAAACGACAAAGAAACCAAAAAACAAGATAAAGCCGACAAAAACAAAAAAGGTGAAGCCAAAGCGGAAGAGAAGGCAGGCAAAGCCGTTCCCGCAAAAACCGAGCCTGTAAAAGGCAAAGACAAAGCGGCAGACAAACCCGCAGCCAAAAACAATGTAAAGGCAAAAAAAGAAGCCGCCGAGCTGCCTAAAAAAGACGAAGCAGCGGCAAAACAGGACAGAAAAACCGTCGAGAAAAAAACGGACAAAGCCGATAAGAAAACCGCTGCCGCCGATTCAGACGACTTCAAAGCCGCAGTGACCGCCGCCGCCAATGATTTGGAAAGCAAAAAATCGCTGCGCAGCCGCAACGAGGGTTTCATCGTCCACGTCAATACCACGTTGAAACAGTTGCAGCAAAGCCGTATCAACCTGTCTGCCATCAACCGCCAACAGCGCGACGCATGGGACAAGTTTCAAAAGCTCAATGCTGATTTGAACCACCTGAAAACTCAGGTTTCCAATACGCGCGCGCAAATTTCCCGTTTCGTTTCAGGCAACTATAAAAACAGCCAACCCAACGCCGTTGCCCTGTTCCTGAAAAATGCCGAGCCGGGTCAGAAAACCCGCTTCCTGCGTTACACCCGCTATATCAACACCGCCAACGATCAAGTCATCAAAGACCTTGAGAAGCAGCAAAAAGAGCTGGCAGCGCAAGAGCAGAAAATCAACAACGAACTGGCATACCTGAAAAAACTTCAGGTCAACATCCAGTCCTCGCTGCGTCGCCAAGGTGTAACCAACACTGCCGAACAGGCGGAAAGCCGCCGCCAAAACGCGCAGATGGCAAAAGAGGCGCAGAAAAAAATCAACCACAAAGAAAACGAACAACGCCTGAACAATCTGTTGAAAGACTTGGAAAAGCGTAAAGCCGAGCAACGCCGCCAGGAAGCCGAAGCGCGTAAAAAAGCCGCCGAGGCCCGTCTTGCCGCCGCTGAAAAAGCGCGCAAAGACCGCGCCGTCGCCGCGCAAAAAGCTGCCGACGAACGCGCCGCCATGTCCAACCTGACTGCAGAAGACATGAACATCCGCGCGCCTTCCTACGTCAGAATCAGCAATGCCAACAGCTTCAGCCGTATGCAGGGTCGTCTGAAAAAACCGGTCAGCGGCACGCTTGCCGGACTCTTCGGACAAGACCGCGGCGACGGTGAAGTTTGGAAAGGCGTGTTCTACCAAACGACTCCGGCAATCGTCAGCAGCATCGCCGGCGGTACGGTTACCTACGCCGATGAACTGGAAGGTTTCGGCAAAGTCATCGTCATCGATCACGGCGACGGCTATATCAGCATCTATTCAGGTTTGAGCGAAATCGAAGTCGCCAAAGGCTACGCCGTAGCCGCTGGCAACCGCCTGGGCATCAGCGGAACCCTGCCTTCGGGCATGGAAGGCCTGTATTTGGAAGTCCGCTACAACGGGCAGGCAATGAACCCGCTCTCCTGGATAAGCTGA